In Mycetocola zhujimingii, one DNA window encodes the following:
- a CDS encoding S8 family serine peptidase yields the protein MPSKNRVLPAALAAVFVFGSVTAGVTPAHADPVRDAEYWLANYGVTEAWNTTRGAGTTIAVIDTGIANGPAEFNGAVVAGHDASGVGSPDGRTPVGGADENPHGSWVASLAAGRGNGEGNGVIGTAPEANLISISVGFQSSGSTVPFADQIADAVRFAVDNGADVINMSLTTNTLDWPESWDDAFSYANENNVVVVAAAGNRGSGTEQIGAPATIPGVLVVAGVDPSGAASWNASSQGITLAVAAPSEELVGVSPDGSYVSWAGTSGASPIVAGIAALVRSRFPDMDAANVIQRLIATATPAADQGDVPSPIYGYGYVNAARAVTADVQTVDANPMGDLAAWITQHRKAEAAPPEIPTDKGSVPALPPIEKTANVHNPFLPTTESLLYVSIPLAVFLGTATLVVLGAIGATRQFKRVARR from the coding sequence GTGCCGTCGAAGAACCGTGTTCTGCCCGCCGCGCTCGCGGCGGTGTTCGTGTTCGGCTCAGTCACGGCGGGGGTGACGCCTGCTCACGCCGATCCGGTTCGAGACGCCGAGTACTGGCTCGCGAACTACGGGGTCACCGAAGCGTGGAACACGACGCGTGGCGCCGGCACCACCATCGCGGTGATCGACACGGGAATCGCGAATGGCCCTGCGGAGTTCAATGGCGCTGTTGTTGCCGGGCATGATGCTTCGGGAGTTGGCAGCCCTGACGGCCGCACCCCCGTCGGTGGTGCTGACGAGAACCCACACGGCAGCTGGGTCGCATCCCTCGCCGCCGGCCGCGGCAACGGAGAGGGCAACGGAGTCATCGGCACTGCGCCGGAGGCCAACCTCATTTCGATCTCGGTCGGCTTCCAGTCGAGCGGCTCGACAGTCCCGTTCGCGGACCAGATTGCGGATGCCGTTCGATTCGCTGTCGACAATGGCGCTGACGTCATCAACATGTCATTGACAACGAACACCCTCGACTGGCCCGAGAGCTGGGACGACGCATTCAGCTACGCCAACGAGAACAATGTTGTGGTCGTTGCGGCGGCCGGCAACCGGGGGAGTGGGACCGAGCAGATCGGTGCACCCGCGACCATCCCGGGTGTCCTCGTGGTCGCTGGCGTCGATCCGTCCGGCGCTGCGAGTTGGAATGCGTCAAGCCAGGGAATCACGCTCGCTGTGGCGGCGCCCAGTGAAGAACTCGTTGGTGTTTCGCCAGACGGGTCGTACGTGTCCTGGGCGGGAACCAGTGGGGCATCGCCCATCGTTGCCGGCATTGCCGCTCTCGTGCGTTCCAGGTTCCCGGATATGGATGCTGCCAACGTCATCCAGCGGCTGATCGCCACAGCGACGCCAGCGGCAGACCAGGGCGACGTGCCCAGCCCGATCTACGGCTATGGATATGTCAACGCGGCGCGAGCCGTCACAGCGGACGTGCAAACGGTGGACGCGAACCCGATGGGCGATCTCGCGGCGTGGATTACGCAGCACCGAAAGGCTGAAGCCGCGCCACCCGAGATCCCCACGGACAAAGGAAGCGTGCCTGCGCTGCCCCCGATCGAGAAGACGGCGAACGTGCACAATCCGTTCCTGCCGACCACCGAATCCCTGTTGTACGTGAGTATTCCGCTCGCCGTCTTCCTCGGAACTGCTACCCTAGTAGTGCTCGGTGCCATAGGCGCCACCCGGCAATTCAAGCGGGTGGCTCGCAGGTAG
- a CDS encoding DUF501 domain-containing protein yields the protein MTTPPFGPVSDEDIRIVSAQLGRQARNVVGIAARCVCGAPTVVSTAPRLDDGTPFPTFYYLSHPAATAAVSTLEATQVMGEYNELLASDEGVREEYAAAHEAYIADRESIAVVPEIAGISAGGMPVRVKCLHALVGHALAAGPGVNPIGDRALDRAEWSPDVCQCVDYSVEVATGR from the coding sequence ATGACTACTCCGCCATTCGGGCCCGTTTCGGACGAAGATATCCGAATCGTTTCTGCACAGCTCGGGCGCCAGGCGCGGAACGTCGTCGGTATCGCCGCGCGGTGCGTGTGCGGTGCTCCCACCGTCGTTTCGACCGCGCCGCGACTCGACGACGGCACGCCGTTCCCCACTTTCTACTACCTCAGCCACCCGGCGGCGACGGCTGCAGTGTCGACCCTCGAGGCAACGCAGGTGATGGGTGAGTACAACGAGCTGCTCGCATCGGACGAGGGCGTCCGCGAAGAGTACGCCGCTGCCCATGAGGCCTACATCGCCGATCGGGAGAGCATCGCTGTTGTTCCCGAAATCGCCGGGATCTCCGCGGGCGGGATGCCGGTGCGGGTGAAGTGTCTGCACGCACTCGTCGGGCATGCGCTCGCTGCGGGGCCCGGGGTAAACCCGATAGGCGATCGTGCTCTTGACCGTGCGGAGTGGAGTCCTGACGTGTGCCAGTGCGTCGACTACTCCGTCGAGGTTGCAACCGGAAGGTAA
- the eno gene encoding phosphopyruvate hydratase, translated as MALIEAVGAREILDSRGNPTVEVEVLLDDGTVQRAAVPSGASTGAFEAYELRDGDADRYQGKGVLKAVDAVLDEISPAVEGLEADDQRLLDKILIELDGTDNKERIGANAILGVSLAVAKAAADAADLPLYRYLGGPNAHVLPVPLLNIINGGSHADNDVDIQEFMIVPLGAESFSEGLRWGVETYHALKALLKSKGLATGLGDEGGFAPNLPSNRAALDLIVEAITNAGYTPGKDIALALDVAATEFFKDGSYTFEGKKLSAQELSAYYSELVAAYPLVSIEDPLEEEDWEGYQHLTAELGDKVQIVGDDLFVTNPTRLGKGIDLKVGNSILVKVNQIGTLTETLDAVALAQRSSYTAILSHRSGETEDTTIADLAVATNAGQIKTGAPARSERVAKYNQLLRIEEELGESAVYAGRSAFPRFTA; from the coding sequence GTGGCACTCATTGAGGCTGTAGGCGCTCGCGAAATTCTTGACTCCCGGGGTAACCCGACCGTCGAGGTCGAAGTTCTGCTTGATGACGGAACCGTCCAGAGGGCGGCTGTCCCGTCCGGCGCATCCACCGGAGCATTCGAAGCGTACGAGTTGCGTGACGGTGATGCAGACCGTTACCAGGGCAAGGGCGTGCTCAAGGCCGTCGACGCTGTCCTCGACGAGATCAGCCCGGCCGTCGAAGGTCTCGAAGCAGATGACCAGCGACTCCTCGACAAGATCCTGATCGAGCTTGACGGCACCGACAACAAGGAGCGCATCGGCGCGAACGCGATCCTCGGTGTCAGTCTGGCCGTCGCGAAGGCTGCAGCGGATGCCGCTGACCTTCCGCTGTACCGCTACCTCGGTGGGCCAAACGCGCACGTTCTTCCCGTGCCGCTGCTCAACATCATCAACGGTGGCTCGCACGCCGACAACGACGTTGACATCCAGGAATTCATGATCGTGCCGCTCGGCGCCGAGAGCTTCTCCGAGGGTCTCCGCTGGGGTGTCGAGACCTACCACGCGCTCAAGGCGCTGCTCAAGTCAAAGGGACTCGCAACCGGCCTCGGCGACGAGGGTGGCTTCGCTCCCAACCTGCCGAGCAACCGTGCAGCGCTCGACCTCATCGTCGAAGCGATCACCAACGCCGGCTACACGCCGGGTAAGGACATCGCGCTTGCGCTCGACGTCGCAGCCACCGAGTTCTTCAAGGACGGCTCGTACACGTTCGAAGGCAAGAAGCTTTCTGCCCAGGAACTGAGCGCGTACTACTCGGAGCTCGTCGCCGCTTACCCGCTCGTCTCCATCGAAGACCCGCTGGAGGAAGAGGACTGGGAAGGCTACCAGCACCTGACCGCCGAGCTCGGTGACAAGGTACAGATCGTCGGAGACGACCTCTTCGTCACCAACCCGACCCGACTCGGCAAGGGCATCGACCTCAAGGTCGGTAACTCGATCCTGGTCAAGGTCAACCAGATCGGTACCCTCACCGAGACGCTCGACGCCGTTGCCCTCGCGCAGCGCTCGAGCTACACGGCGATCCTGTCTCACCGCTCGGGTGAGACCGAAGACACGACGATCGCGGACCTCGCTGTCGCGACGAACGCGGGTCAGATCAAGACCGGTGCGCCTGCCCGTTCGGAGCGCGTTGCTAAGTACAATCAGTTGCTGAGGATCGAAGAAGAGCTGGGCGAGTCGGCGGTCTACGCAGGCCGCAGCGCCTTCCCGCGCTTCACGGCGTAA
- a CDS encoding FtsB family cell division protein, protein MAKRPNPTGGRAGGAARTPQPGVPVPQSEAGNWLRGIRFSGFSLLMMGLVVLGVIVVGPNLKAYIEQRQQIAALQESVDQSAAEIAEVRDERERWNDSTYVMTQARDRLYYVNPGEISFIVINDVDAGLFGDDEPQVTDSLTETKIDWAQSMLSSLVSAGYADVVSGSGQG, encoded by the coding sequence GTGGCAAAGCGTCCCAACCCGACCGGCGGTCGTGCCGGTGGTGCGGCCCGCACACCACAACCCGGTGTACCAGTGCCACAGAGCGAAGCAGGGAACTGGCTTCGCGGCATCCGTTTTTCAGGGTTCTCCCTTCTGATGATGGGGCTCGTTGTTCTCGGCGTCATCGTCGTCGGGCCCAACCTCAAGGCCTACATCGAGCAACGCCAGCAGATCGCGGCGCTGCAGGAATCCGTCGACCAGAGCGCCGCCGAGATCGCAGAGGTCCGCGACGAGCGCGAGCGCTGGAACGACAGCACCTACGTAATGACCCAGGCGCGGGACCGCCTGTACTACGTCAACCCGGGTGAGATCAGTTTCATCGTGATCAACGATGTCGATGCCGGCCTGTTCGGTGACGACGAACCGCAAGTGACCGACAGCCTCACCGAGACCAAGATCGACTGGGCCCAGTCCATGTTGAGCTCGCTCGTGAGTGCCGGGTATGCGGACGTTGTCTCCGGTTCCGGACAGGGATAA
- a CDS encoding NAD(P)/FAD-dependent oxidoreductase — MPKILIVGGGYAGFYTAWKLEKWLRRGEAEVTVVDPLPYMTYQPFLPEVAAGSIEARHAVVAQRRHLKKTTVITAKVTNINHAEKKATITPAVGDAWEFDYDVVVVTGGAVSRTFPIPGVADQAIGLKTIEEAVAIRDRVLANFDKAASLPAGPERARLLNFVVVGGGFAGIEVFAELRSFASSLLKFYPQLSFDDVEFHLIEAMGRIMPEVSLKTSHWVLKNLAERGALVHLDTQLQSAVDGKIQLSTGETFESDLIVWTAGVMANPQIVRNTDLPIEERGRLVVRPDLRVGTADEIIPDAWGAGDISAVPDLSGGGVGGFCVPNAQHAVRQGKLMAKNIVAVLRGEEPKEYLHKNLGAVAGLGIGIGVFQSGKIAIKGLPAWVAHRGYHGLAMPSWERKLRVVGGWVANLFLGRDIVGISAVEQPRAAFEEFASRPKPAAKPADEAPVVAPAAPAAAKPEQEAVAATK, encoded by the coding sequence GTGCCAAAAATCCTTATCGTCGGCGGCGGCTACGCCGGTTTCTATACAGCGTGGAAGCTCGAGAAGTGGCTTCGCCGCGGCGAAGCAGAGGTCACGGTCGTCGACCCGCTTCCGTACATGACCTACCAGCCGTTCCTTCCCGAGGTTGCCGCTGGTTCGATCGAGGCTCGGCACGCGGTTGTTGCGCAGCGTCGTCACCTCAAGAAGACAACGGTCATCACCGCGAAGGTGACGAACATCAACCACGCCGAGAAGAAGGCGACCATCACGCCGGCCGTCGGCGATGCCTGGGAATTCGACTACGACGTCGTTGTCGTCACCGGTGGCGCTGTTTCCCGTACCTTCCCGATCCCCGGAGTGGCCGACCAGGCCATCGGCCTCAAGACCATCGAAGAAGCCGTCGCGATCCGTGACCGCGTCCTCGCCAACTTTGACAAGGCCGCGAGCCTCCCAGCCGGACCGGAGCGGGCGCGACTGCTCAACTTCGTCGTCGTCGGCGGCGGTTTCGCCGGTATCGAGGTCTTCGCCGAACTGCGTTCGTTCGCCAGCTCGCTGTTGAAGTTCTACCCGCAGCTGTCGTTTGACGATGTTGAGTTCCACCTCATCGAGGCGATGGGCCGCATCATGCCCGAGGTCAGCCTCAAGACCAGCCACTGGGTCCTGAAGAACCTCGCCGAGCGGGGCGCACTCGTCCACCTCGACACCCAGCTGCAGTCGGCTGTCGACGGGAAGATCCAGCTCTCCACGGGCGAGACCTTCGAGTCCGACCTCATCGTCTGGACCGCCGGTGTCATGGCAAACCCGCAGATCGTCCGCAACACGGACCTTCCGATTGAAGAGCGCGGTCGTCTCGTCGTTCGTCCCGACCTCCGCGTCGGCACCGCAGACGAGATCATCCCCGACGCCTGGGGAGCCGGTGACATCAGCGCGGTTCCAGACCTTTCCGGTGGCGGTGTCGGTGGCTTCTGTGTGCCGAACGCCCAGCACGCTGTGCGTCAGGGCAAGCTCATGGCCAAGAACATCGTCGCGGTTCTCCGCGGAGAAGAGCCCAAGGAATACCTGCACAAGAACCTCGGAGCGGTTGCCGGTCTCGGCATCGGAATCGGTGTCTTCCAGTCGGGCAAGATCGCGATCAAGGGCCTTCCTGCCTGGGTTGCCCACCGTGGATACCACGGACTGGCAATGCCGAGCTGGGAGCGCAAGCTCCGCGTCGTCGGCGGCTGGGTCGCCAACCTCTTCCTCGGCCGCGACATCGTGGGTATCTCCGCTGTCGAGCAGCCGCGGGCGGCGTTCGAGGAGTTCGCTTCCCGTCCGAAGCCGGCGGCGAAGCCTGCAGATGAGGCTCCTGTTGTCGCTCCCGCTGCACCTGCGGCTGCGAAGCCTGAGCAGGAAGCCGTAGCGGCGACCAAGTAA